The proteins below are encoded in one region of Candidatus Polarisedimenticolaceae bacterium:
- a CDS encoding CarD family transcriptional regulator, whose product MDFKVGDKVVYPNHGVGVIEQVTNKTIGETVASFYCLRILSTDSTVMVPVGNTAAVGLRKVLTKREINKVMEVLRNGEVATYDDWKGRFQANSEKMRTGDIRAVAEVLKSLTMLAEVKPLSYRERKMLDRARFLLVSELAEASNKTTEKVEGEIDASIADSLKGAKVKVEH is encoded by the coding sequence TTGGACTTCAAGGTCGGAGACAAGGTCGTCTACCCGAATCACGGCGTGGGTGTGATCGAGCAGGTGACCAACAAGACCATCGGCGAGACCGTGGCGTCGTTCTACTGCCTCCGCATCCTCTCGACGGACAGCACGGTGATGGTCCCCGTCGGCAACACCGCCGCCGTGGGGCTGCGCAAGGTCCTGACCAAGCGCGAGATCAACAAGGTGATGGAAGTCCTCCGTAACGGCGAGGTCGCGACCTACGACGATTGGAAGGGTCGCTTCCAGGCGAACTCGGAGAAGATGCGCACGGGGGACATCCGCGCCGTCGCCGAGGTGCTCAAGAGCCTCACGATGCTCGCCGAGGTGAAGCCGCTGTCCTACCGCGAGCGCAAGATGCTCGACCGGGCTCGGTTCCTCCTCGTCTCGGAGCTCGCCGAGGCCTCGAACAAGACGACCGAGAAGGTCGAAGGCGAGATCGACGCGTCCATCGCGGACTCGCTCAAGGGCGCGAAGGTCAAGGTCGAGCACTGA